A single Salmo trutta unplaced genomic scaffold, fSalTru1.1, whole genome shotgun sequence DNA region contains:
- the LOC115181930 gene encoding zinc finger protein 239-like has translation NRSLINTREGCDYCGSSGEPQQHHEADVAEKKSQSHQRIHTGEKPFTCDECGKSFTQSSNLISHQRTHTGEKPYHCSDCGKRFSRAENLKVHQRIHTGEKPYSCSDCGKSFFLSGHLKSHQRIHTGEKPYSCDQCGKSFTQSSNLISHQRIHTGEKYHSCSDCGKRCTTLSDLKRHQRIHTGEKCHSCDQCGKSFTQSKNLISHQRTHTGEKPYHCSDCGKSFPRSDSLKRHQRTHTGEKSLSEKSHSCEQCDKRYSDKRSLIKHQTIHT, from the exons aaccgttccctgattaacacta GAGAGGGATGTGActattgtggatcctctggggagcctcaacaacatcatgaagctGATGTGGCAGAGAAAAAATCacaatcacaccagagaatacacacaggagagaaaccttttacctgtgatgaatgtggaaagagttttactcagtcaagcaacctgatatcacaccagagaacacacacaggagagaagccttaccactgctctgactgcgGAAAGAGGTTCTCAAGAGCAGAGAACCTAAAAGTACACCAGAGaatccatacaggagagaaaccttatagctgctctgactgtgggaagagtttttttttgTCAGGAcatttaaaatcacaccagagaatacacacaggagagaaaccttatagctgtgatcaatgtgggaagagttttactcagtcaagcaacctgatatcacaccagagaatacacactggagagaaatatCACAGCTGCTCTGATTGTGGGAAGAGATGCACCACTTTATCAGACCTCAAAAGACATCAGAGaatccatacaggagagaaatgtcatagctgtgatcaatgtgggaagagttttactcagtcaaagaacctgatatcacaccagagaacgcatacaggagagaagccttaccactgctctgactgcgGGAAGAGTTTCCCCAGATCAGATTCACTAAAAagacaccagcgaacacacacaggtgagaaatCTCTTAGCGAGAAATCTCATAGCTGTGaacaatgtgacaagagatactctgataaaagatctctgattaaacaccAGACAAttcatacatga